The following coding sequences are from one Natronorubrum halophilum window:
- a CDS encoding amidohydrolase family protein gives MIDCHFHVWTQDVSTPEKRAQRAEQFRREAEVLGIDRTCLIGELGDSVEECRENNLAVAAFVDEHPDLFYGWARVDPAWGDAAVEEFRRAVEEDGLVGLKHHFLGTEINITDPVFFPLAEAAVELDVPVIAHVMQNEEPYPTERPSEARSEDVVELANRYPDLKLISAHISAGGNWEYRIKNIADHENVYLDISGSNCEVGQIEMAVDYLGVGRLLFGTDTWLSVCAGKLDGADLPAEEKAAIAYNFESLLRDGVANRLEPDELEARIKRSRRRFESLEEPREETIVDANAYVGRWPFHPFDASAEGLLETMDRKGVDKAVVSSLGSVFYRDPQHGNQELARDIEGHKERLIPFATIDPTFPGWEDDLRHCVRDLGMRGVRLLPAYHDYEIDAPEAEKLLRACADLDVPAMLVPALEDQRGRHPRIFLRHFEGIGQATHWRGNEGKIDDVIDLLLAVPEADVIVAGAWADGARIIRETTTVDRRDVWLNNAIRTGETLLVIDDLFCYWTQTQGRRIVDEIGIDHLVMGPQLPFKVFESYYNYTQHLPVGEAEKDRVRSENVLALLES, from the coding sequence ATGATAGACTGCCACTTCCACGTATGGACGCAGGACGTATCCACGCCGGAGAAGCGCGCACAGCGTGCTGAACAGTTCCGCCGGGAGGCAGAGGTGCTCGGTATCGACCGAACCTGCCTCATCGGCGAACTCGGCGACAGCGTCGAGGAGTGTCGCGAGAACAATCTCGCGGTGGCGGCGTTCGTCGACGAACACCCCGATCTCTTCTACGGCTGGGCGCGCGTCGATCCCGCGTGGGGAGATGCCGCGGTCGAAGAGTTCAGGCGCGCCGTCGAGGAGGACGGCCTCGTCGGCCTCAAACACCACTTTCTCGGGACGGAGATCAACATCACCGATCCCGTCTTCTTCCCACTCGCCGAGGCGGCCGTCGAGTTGGACGTGCCCGTCATCGCGCACGTCATGCAGAACGAAGAGCCCTACCCGACCGAACGCCCTAGCGAAGCGCGCTCGGAGGACGTGGTAGAACTCGCGAATCGGTATCCGGATCTGAAACTTATCTCGGCCCACATCAGCGCCGGCGGCAACTGGGAGTATCGCATCAAGAATATCGCCGACCACGAAAACGTCTACCTCGACATCAGTGGCAGCAACTGCGAAGTCGGACAGATCGAGATGGCGGTCGACTACCTCGGCGTCGGTCGGTTGCTGTTCGGGACGGATACGTGGCTCTCCGTCTGTGCGGGCAAACTCGACGGTGCCGACCTGCCCGCCGAGGAAAAGGCGGCGATCGCGTACAACTTCGAGTCCCTGCTCCGCGACGGCGTCGCAAACCGCCTCGAGCCCGACGAACTCGAGGCACGGATCAAACGCTCGAGGCGGCGCTTCGAGTCGCTCGAGGAACCCCGTGAGGAGACGATCGTCGACGCGAACGCGTACGTGGGCCGGTGGCCGTTCCATCCGTTCGACGCGTCGGCCGAAGGACTCCTCGAGACGATGGATCGGAAGGGCGTCGACAAGGCGGTCGTCTCCTCGCTGGGATCGGTGTTCTACCGCGATCCACAGCACGGGAACCAGGAGCTCGCACGCGATATCGAGGGTCACAAGGAACGGCTGATTCCGTTCGCGACGATCGATCCGACGTTCCCCGGGTGGGAGGACGATCTTCGCCACTGCGTTCGAGACCTCGGCATGCGGGGAGTGCGGCTGCTGCCTGCGTACCACGATTACGAGATCGACGCGCCCGAAGCCGAGAAACTGCTTCGCGCGTGTGCCGACCTCGATGTCCCGGCAATGCTCGTGCCGGCGCTCGAGGACCAGCGCGGCCGTCACCCGCGCATCTTCCTTCGACACTTCGAGGGGATCGGGCAGGCGACCCACTGGCGGGGGAACGAGGGCAAGATCGACGACGTGATCGACCTCCTCCTCGCGGTTCCCGAGGCGGACGTCATCGTCGCGGGTGCGTGGGCCGACGGCGCCCGCATCATCAGGGAGACGACGACCGTCGACCGGCGAGACGTCTGGCTCAACAACGCGATCCGAACCGGCGAGACGCTGCTCGTCATCGACGACCTGTTCTGCTACTGGACGCAGACGCAGGGTCGACGGATCGTCGACGAGATCGGCATCGACCACCTCGTGATGGGACCCCAGCTTCCGTTCAAAGTGTTCGAATCCTACTACAACTACACGCAACACCTCCCGGTGGGCGAGGCGGAGAAGGACCGTGTCCGCAGCGAGAACGTGCTGGCGCTACTCGAGTCGTAA
- a CDS encoding HalOD1 output domain-containing protein, producing MGGSDGYESIQSQYDWSYIAPSEAVIDAIACLEDVESVALSVQLDTTLYDHIDPESLDTLVTGCSTLSISFIVDEYKIQINGNTLIISCD from the coding sequence ATGGGTGGATCAGATGGGTATGAGTCAATTCAGAGCCAGTATGACTGGTCGTACATTGCCCCGAGCGAGGCCGTCATTGACGCTATCGCTTGCCTGGAAGACGTTGAATCCGTTGCTCTTTCGGTACAACTGGATACCACACTTTACGATCACATTGATCCTGAATCCCTTGATACGCTCGTCACTGGTTGTAGCACGCTCTCTATTTCATTTATCGTTGATGAGTACAAGATTCAGATTAACGGAAATACGCTGATTATCAGTTGCGATTGA
- a CDS encoding fumarylacetoacetate hydrolase family protein translates to MHTVRFRDPSGHVRTGTWSDGRINTGYREYDAAAITILPPSEPTKIVCQAGGYMDHREESGFDDLPERPELFLKTPNCVVAHDEAIELPPGREEVEFEAEFGIVIGEQCRDVSEAEAMDVVEGFTCVNDISNRDDQQDERNWVRGKAFDASLPVGPVIASPNEVPDDARLELRLNGEMKQETTRDMMIFSVAELVADVTELITLEPGDIIASGTPFGPGPLRDGDVVEVEFEGVGTLENPVVEP, encoded by the coding sequence ATGCACACCGTTCGATTTAGAGATCCGTCCGGACACGTCCGGACTGGAACGTGGAGCGACGGACGTATCAATACCGGTTACCGAGAGTACGACGCCGCAGCAATCACGATCTTGCCGCCGAGCGAACCCACGAAGATCGTCTGTCAGGCGGGGGGCTACATGGACCACCGCGAGGAGTCCGGCTTCGACGACCTGCCGGAGCGACCCGAACTGTTCCTCAAGACCCCGAACTGCGTCGTTGCCCACGACGAGGCGATCGAACTGCCGCCGGGACGGGAGGAAGTCGAGTTCGAAGCGGAGTTCGGCATCGTCATCGGCGAGCAGTGTCGCGACGTCTCCGAGGCCGAGGCAATGGACGTCGTCGAGGGTTTTACGTGCGTCAACGACATCTCGAACCGCGACGATCAGCAAGACGAACGAAACTGGGTCCGAGGGAAAGCGTTCGACGCATCGCTCCCCGTCGGTCCCGTCATCGCGTCCCCCAACGAAGTTCCAGACGACGCGCGCCTCGAGCTCCGACTCAACGGCGAGATGAAACAGGAGACGACGCGGGACATGATGATCTTCTCCGTCGCCGAACTCGTCGCCGACGTTACGGAACTCATCACGCTCGAACCGGGCGACATCATCGCCAGCGGGACGCCGTTCGGACCGGGGCCGCTGCGCGACGGCGACGTCGTCGAGGTCGAGTTCGAGGGCGTCGGCACGCTCGAGAATCCCGTCGTCGAGCCGTAA
- a CDS encoding YdcF family protein, with the protein MSGPTAGPPGLSFAFRYHAYSRSSPRCRPGLADGYDELYGRVDVGINALRQTDSRLLVLSGAQTNPNVPRAECELMRERAVKSDVDPDRIHLEPQAVDTIGNGYFTRSLVEELDQEVETVRLVSLDYHAARARFVFTQCFGPRYDIDASAQYDADRPGETVYEKRRLRRMREFFAGIEPGDIAAICQRLITHHDNYDAARTVSL; encoded by the coding sequence GTGTCCGGGCCGACTGCGGGGCCGCCAGGCTTATCGTTCGCGTTTCGCTACCACGCATATAGTCGTAGTAGTCCTCGGTGTCGGCCCGGTCTTGCCGACGGATACGACGAACTCTACGGTCGCGTGGACGTCGGCATCAACGCGCTCCGGCAGACCGACTCGCGGCTGCTCGTGCTCTCTGGGGCACAGACGAATCCGAACGTCCCGCGGGCCGAGTGTGAACTCATGCGCGAGCGGGCCGTTAAGTCGGACGTTGACCCGGACCGGATCCATCTCGAGCCCCAGGCGGTCGACACCATCGGTAACGGCTACTTCACGCGATCGCTCGTCGAGGAACTGGATCAAGAGGTCGAGACGGTCCGGCTCGTCAGTTTGGACTATCACGCCGCGCGAGCGCGATTCGTTTTCACTCAGTGTTTCGGACCGCGGTACGATATCGACGCGTCGGCGCAGTACGACGCGGATCGACCCGGCGAGACGGTCTACGAAAAACGACGGCTGCGTCGCATGCGCGAATTCTTCGCCGGGATCGAACCCGGCGACATCGCGGCGATCTGTCAGCGACTGATAACGCACCACGACAACTACGACGCGGCGAGAACGGTCTCGCTGTAA